From one Amia ocellicauda isolate fAmiCal2 chromosome 17, fAmiCal2.hap1, whole genome shotgun sequence genomic stretch:
- the LOC136713055 gene encoding hydroxycarboxylic acid receptor 2-like yields MENSVYNCSPNSNWLSQFLKPALIIEFIIGSVGNGVALWIFCFRVKSWKASTVYLVNLALADFLLIFCLPFRTDYYFHNHNWVFGDAGCRVMLFMVSLNRAGSIVFLSVIAIDRFFKVVYPHHTINTTSSRGAAKISCLMWGLCLAMTAYLAAEPQESQQNATVLCESFKLEAEIAGTQLWHVVFFIAEFFIPLVVIVFCTISISHQLRTRGMENNQKIRKALMSVQVVTVVFVLCFLPSTLSLIVLMIVKSMKDCTAYWVVGQVFYGSLALTYFNSMLDPIVYYFSSPMFRNALKSAGSRQTGSAALQEASVQNRRDPVQETATPPCSVPTSSSS; encoded by the coding sequence ATGGAAAACTCTGTCTACAACTGTTCTCCAAACAGCAACTGGCTTTCACAGTTCTTAAAGCCGGCCCTTATAATCGAGTTCATCATCGGCTCAGTTGGGAATGGCGTCGCCCTGTGGATATTCTGCTTTCGGGTGAAGTCCTGGAAAGCGAGCACCGTGTACCTGGTCAACCTGGCTCTGGCGGACTTCCTGCTGATCTTCTGCCTCCCGTTTCGCACGGACTACTATTTCCACAACCACAACTGGGTCTTTGGCGACGCCGGCTGCCGGGTCATGCTGTTCATGGTATCACTGAACCGAGCTGGCAGCATCGTGTTCCTCTCCGTCATTGCCATCGATCGCTTCTTCAAAGTGGTCTACCCACACCACACCATCAACACAACATCGAGCAGAGGAGCTGCCAAGATCTCATGTTTGATGTGGGGCCTCTGCTTAGCCATGACTGCTTACCTCGCAGCTGAAccccaggaaagccagcagaACGCCACAGTGCTGTGTGAGAGTTTCAAGCTGGAGGCAGAGATCGCAGGCACCCAGCTGTGGCACGTCGTCTTCTTCATCGCCGAATTCTTCATCCCCTTGGTCGTAATTGTCTTCTGCACCATCTCCATCTCTCATCAGCTCAGGACGAGGGGGATGGAAAACAACCAAAAGATCAGGAAAGCCTTGATGTCAGTGCAGGTGGTTACCGTGGTGTTTGTCCTCTGCTTTCTGCCAAGCACTCTCTCCTTAATTGTTTTGATGATTGTCAAGAGTATGAAAGACTGCACAGCCTACTGGGTCGTGGGCCAGGTGTTCTACGGCAGTCTGGCTCTGACCTACTTCAACAGCATGCTGGATCCCATCGTGTACTATTTCTCCAGCCCCATGTTCCGTAATGCTCTGAAGAGCGCAGGTTCTCGACAGACAGGGTCAGCGGCACTCCAAGAGGCCAGTGTCCAGAACAGGAGAGATCCCGTCCAAGAGACAGCCACCCCCCCATGCTCTGTTCCAACAAGTTCCAGCTCTTGA
- the LOC136713054 gene encoding hydroxycarboxylic acid receptor 2-like: MENASCCVFEEPILSTVLPPVLILEFVFGLLGNFVALWMFIFNIDTWKPNNVYLTHLAVADSVVMFCLPFRADYYIRGKNWIYGDIACRILLFLLAANRAAGIVFLTAVAVDRYLKIVHPMNKINRMGPRYPMYVSCGLWLLIMAMTVYLLAEPHFFKQNNLTQCESFNICPSNNPTATWHNTFYVIQFYLPVVIVSYCTIRITLQLKNKTMDTQGKIRRAVHFVLAVAMVFIVCFLPSSMSRIAVWILKAQYTECKYFREANLAFYTSVCFTYFNSVLNPMVYYFSSPVFSGLFQRLFNKLLCRNAPEDNLPAEDDIPVTSTGDI, translated from the coding sequence ATGGAGAATGCGTCCtgctgtgtgtttgaggagcCCATTTTATCTACAGTTTTGCCTCCAGTGCTCATCCTGGAGTTCGTATTTGGTCTGCTCGGCAACTTTGTGGCCTTGTGGATGTTCATCTTCAACATTGACACCTGGAAACCGAACAATGTCTACCTCACCCACCTGGCCGTGGCCGACTCGGTGGTGATGTTCTGTCTGCCCTTCAGAGCCGACTACTACATTCGAGGGAAGAACTGGATATACGGAGACATTGCCTGCAGGATACTGCTCTTCTTGCTGGCGGCCAACCGGGCAGCCGGCATTGTCTTCCTAACGGCGGTGGCAGTGGACCGCTACCTGAAGATCGTGCACCCCATGAACAAGATCAACAGAATGGGGCCCAGGTACCCCATGTATGTGTCCTGCGGCCTGTGGCTGCTCATCATGGCCATGACTGTCTACCTGCTGGCAGAACCACACTTCTTCAAACAGAACAACCTGACACAGTGTGAGAGCTTCAACATCTGCCCCAGCAACAACCCCACAGCCACCTGGCACAACACCTTCTATGTGATTCAGTTCTACTTGCCTGTAGTGATCGTCTCCTACTGCACCATTCGAATCACCTTGCAGCTCAAGAACAAAACGATGGACACCCAGGGAAAGATCAGGAGAGCAGTGCATTTTGTGCTGGCCGTGGCTATGGTGTTCATCGTTTGTTTTTTGCCCAGCAGCATGTCCAGAATTGCAGTTTGGATCCTGAAAGCCCAGTACACTGAATGCAAGTACTTCAGAGAGGCTAACCTGGCATTTTATACGTCAGTCTGCTTCACCTACTTCAACAGTGTGCTGAACCCCATGGTCTATTATTTCTCCAGCCCTGTGTTCAGCGGCCTGTTTCAAAGGCTGTTCAACAAACTGTTGTGTCGCAATGCACCAGAGGACAATCTGCCAGCTGAAGATGACATTCCTGTGACAAGTACTGGGGATATTTAA
- the LOC136712592 gene encoding hydroxycarboxylic acid receptor 3-like, translating to MLILEFVLGALGNGIALWVFCFHLKPWKTSTVFLFNLALADFLLNIILPFRTSYYLRNKHWVYGDVFCRISLFMLAMNRGGSILFLTAVAVDRYFKVVHPHHPINFIAISRASIAACVLWAFAILMTVYLLTESHLIDMENSTQCDSFTIDLSSVSGSMWHNALFFLEFIVPLGIIVYCSLSIIWQLKGRQLDKHNKIKKAVRFIGVVVVVFVICFLPSNVTQLVIWAKKGQKIKSCDAYESLDRAFYITISLTYLNSMLDPVVYYFSSPTFKRIYKAAVKSSLRRKEVEQNIADEKTRETFRETTDSQTLSHL from the coding sequence ATGCTCATCCTGGAGTTTGTGCTGGGTGCCCTGGGCAATGGGATCGCTCTGTGGGTCTTCTGTTTCCACCTGAAGCCCTGGAAAACCAGCACAGTCTTCCTGTTCAATCTGGCCCTGGCTGATTTCCTCCTGAACATCATACTACCCTTCCGGACAAGCTACTACCTGAGGAACAAGCACTGGGTCTACGGTGACGTGTTCTGCCGCATTTCCTTGTTCATGTTGGCCATGAACCGGGGAGGAAGCATTCTGTTCCTGACAGCAGTGGCAGTGGATCGCTACTTCAAAGTGGTCCATCCCCACCATCCCATAAATTTCATAGCCATCTCAAGGGCCTCAATCGCTGCCTGTGTTCTCTGGGCTTTTGCCATATTGATGACAGTGTACCTGCTGACTGAGTCCCACCTAATCGACATGGAAAACTCTACACAGTGTGATAGTTTCACTATAGATCTATCCTCTGTCTCTGGAAGTATGTGGCACAATGCACTGTTCTTCTTGGAGTTCATTGTGCCTCTGGGCATTATAGTGTACTGCTCACTGTCTATCATCTGGCAACTTAAGGGCAGACAACTAGACAAGCACAACAAGATAAAGAAAGCAGTGCGATTTATTGGTGTGGTTGTAGTTGTGTTTGTGATCTGTTTTCTCCCCAGCAATGTCACCCAGCTGGTGATTTGGGCTAAGAAGGGCCAGAAGATCAAGAGCTGTGATGCTTATGAATCTCTGGATCGTGCATTCtacatcaccatcagcctgACCTATCTCAACAGCATGCTGGATCCAGTGGTTTACTACTTTTCCAGTCCCACATTCAAAAGGATTTACAAAGCCGCAGTAAAGAGCAGTCTCCGGAGGAAAGAAGTGGAGCAAAACATAGCTGACGAGAAGACCAGAGAGACATTCAGAGAGACTACAGACTCTCAGACCCTCAGCCATCTGTGA
- the LOC136712973 gene encoding hydroxycarboxylic acid receptor 3-like, whose product MMTSTPVGNGSVCTYPGGMLSTALPPMLILEFVLGALGNGIALWVFCFHLKPWKTSTVFLFNLTLADFLLIIILPFRTSYYLRNKHWVYGDVFCRISLFMLAMNRGGSILFLTAVAVDRYFKVVHPHHPINSMAISRASIAACVLWAFAILMTVYLLTESHLIDMENSTQCDSFTIDLSSVSGSMWHNALFFLEFIVPLGIIVYCSLSIIWQLKDRQLDKHNKIKKAVRFIGVVVVVFVICFLPSNVTQLVIWAKMGQKIKSCDAYESLDRAFYITISLTYLNSMLDPVVYYFSNPTFKRIYRAVVNNILRKKKEKKREADEKTRPTLRETTDSQTLSHM is encoded by the coding sequence ATGATGACATCGACTCCTGTGGGAAACGGAAGTGTCTGTACTTATCCAGGAGGCATGCTCTCCACTGCCCTTCCCCCCATGCTCATCCTGGAGTTTGTGCTGGGTGCCCTGGGCAATGGGATCGCTCTGTGGGTCTTCTGTTTCCACCTGAAGCCCTGGAAAACCAGCACAGTCTTCCTGTTCAATTTGACCCTGGCTGATTTCCTCCTGATCATCATCCTACCCTTCCGGACAAGCTACTACCTGAGGAACAAGCACTGGGTCTACGGTGACGTGTTCTGCCGCATTTCCTTGTTCATGTTGGCCATGAACCGGGGAGGAAGCATTCTGTTCCTGACAGCAGTGGCAGTGGATCGCTACTTCAAAGTGGTCCATCCCCACCACCCCATAAACTCCATGGCCATCTCAAGGGCCTCAATCGCTGCCTGTGTTCTCTGGGCTTTTGCCATATTGATGACAGTGTACCTGCTGACTGAGTCCCACCTAATCGACATGGAAAACTCTACACAGTGTGATAGTTTCACTATAGATCTATCCTCTGTCTCTGGAAGTATGTGGCACAATGCACTGTTCTTCTTGGAGTTCATTGTGCCTCTGGGCATTATAGTGTACTGCTCACTGTCTATCATCTGGCAACTTAAGGACAGACAACTAGACAAGCACAACAAGATAAAGAAAGCAGTGCGATTTATTGGTGTGGTTGTAGTTGTGTTTGTGATCTGTTTTCTCCCCAGCAATGTCACCCAGCTGGTGATTTGGGCCAAGATGGGGCAGAAGATCAAGAGCTGTGATGCTTATGAATCTCTGGATCGTGCATTCtacatcaccatcagcctgACCTATCTCAACAGCATGCTGGATCCAGTGGTTTACTACTTTTCCAACCCCACATTCAAACGGATATACAGAGCTGTCGTAAATAACATTCTTCGgaagaaaaaagagaagaagagGGAAGCTGATGAGAAGACGAGACCGACATTGCGAGAGACTACAGACTCTCAGACCCTCAGCCATATGTGA
- the LOC136713098 gene encoding hydroxycarboxylic acid receptor 2-like, whose translation MENASCCVFEEPILGSVLPPVLILEFIFGLLGNSVAVWMFIFNIDNWKPNNVYLTHLAVADSVVMFCLPFRADYYIRGKNWIYGDVACRILLFLLAANRTAGIVFLTAVAVDRYLKIVHPMNKINRMGPRYPMYVSCGLWLLIMAMTVYLLAEPHFFKQNNMTQCESFNICPSNNPTAIWHNTFYVIQFFVPAVMVSYCTIRITLQLKNKTMDTQGKIRRAVHFVLAVAMVFIVCFLPSSMSRIAVWILKAQYTECKYFREANLAFYMSVCFTYFNSVLNPMVYYFSSSVFSGLFQRLFNKLLCRNAPEDNLPAENDIPPPHTGDF comes from the coding sequence ATGGAGAATGCGTCCtgctgtgtgtttgaggagcCCATTTTGGGGTCAGTTTTGCCTCCAGTGCTCATCCTGGAGTTCATATTTGGTCTGCTTGGCAACTCTGTGGCCGTATGGATGTTCATCTTCAACATCGACAACTGGAAACCGAACAATGTCTACCTCACCCACCTGGCAGTGGCCGACTCAGTGGTGATGTTCTGTCTGCCCTTCAGAGCCGACTACTACATTCGAGGGAAGAACTGGATATACGGAGACGTTGCCTGCAGGATACTGCTCTTCTTGCTGGCGGCCAACCGGACGGCCGGCATTGTCTTCCTGACAGCGGTGGCAGTGGACCGCTACCTGAAGATCGTGCACCCCATGAACAAGATCAACAGAATGGGGCCCAGGTACCCCATGTATGTGTCCTGCGGCCTGTGGCTGCTCATCATGGCCATGACTGTCTACCTGCTGGCAGAACCACACTTCTTCAAACAGAACAACATGACACAGTGTGAGAGCTTCAACATCTGCCCCAGCAACAACCCCACAGCCATCTGGCACAACACCTTCTATGTGATTCAGTTCTTCGTGCCCGCAGTCATGGTCTCCTACTGCACCATTCGAATCACCTTGCAGCTCAAGAACAAAACGATGGACACCCAGGGAAAGATCAGGAGAGCAGTGCATTTTGTGCTGGCCGTGGCTATGGTGTTCATCGTTTGTTTTTTGCCCAGCAGCATGTCCAGAATTGCAGTTTGGATCCTGAAAGCCCAGTACACTGAATGCAAGTACTTCAGAGAGGCTAACCTGGCATTTTATATGTCAGTCTGCTTCACCTACTTCAACAGTGTGCTGAACCCCATGGTCTATTATTTCTCCAGCTCTGTGTTCAGCGGCCTGTTTCAAAGGCTGTTCAACAAACTGTTGTGTCGCAATGCACCAGAGGACAATCTGCCAGCTGAGAATGACATTCCACCTCCACATACTGGGGATTTTTAA